DNA sequence from the Burkholderia pyrrocinia genome:
GCATTGCGCGAGACCGGCAAGCACGAACTCGTACGGTGCCGGCCCGCGATCCTGGCCGCCTTCGCGCGGCGCTTCGTCACCGGTCAGCGCATGCGTGCCGGCCTGCAGCTGGACGACGTAATCGGGCGCGTCGGCATCGAGGACGGCGGCGGCATGGATGAGCGACATGGCAAGTCTCCGGTAAGCGGGAAAAAGGAAGCGGGCGACGCATGGCGGCGCGAACCCGTCAGCATACCGTTTCGCTCGTAACGGCGTCCGCAGCGTGTTATGCGTCGGCGACGCCCGCGCTGCTGCGCACGAGCGCGGCGATGCGTTCGCGCACCCACTGGTGCGCGCGATCGGTGTCGCGCGATTCGTGCCAGTACGCGAGCAGCGGGAACGGCCTGAGCCGCAGCGGCAGCGGCCGCACGACGATCGGCAGCAGCGCGGCCATCCGCAGCGCATAGGTGTGCGGCAGCGTGACCAGCAGGTCGCCGGTCGCGGCGATCTGGCATGCGGCGAAATAGTGCTGGCAGGTGAGCCGGATATCGCGGAAGCGCCCGTCGCTGCCGAGCAATACGTCGAGCGATTGCGGTTCGCCGAACGACGACACCGCGATATGCCGCGCCGCGAAATAGTCGCCGCGCCGCAGCGGGTCGCGCGCGAGCGGATGATCGCGGCGCAGTGCGACGACGAGCGAATCGTCGAGCAGGTGCTCGGTGGCGATGCGCGGGCCCGTCTGCACGCGACGCTCGACCGCGAGATCGAGATTGCCCGATGCGAGTTCGCGCTCGATGTCGGGCACCGCGATGCGACGGCTCACGAGCCGCAGGCCCGGCGCTTCGTCGGCGAACGCGGCGACGATCCGCGGCAGCGCGATCGATTCGAGCACGTCGCGAATGCCGACCGCGATGCTCAGGTCGAGCGTTGCGGGATCGAATGCCGACGGATCGCGCACGGTGCCTTGCAGGCCCTTCAAGTGCAACTGCACGTCCGCGATGATCGACCGTGTGCGCTCGGTCGGCACGACGCGGTTGCCCTGGCGCACGAACAGCGGATCGTCGAAATGCGCGCGCAGCCGGTTGAGCGCGTGCGTGACCGCGGGCTGCGTGAGATGCAGCGCGCGGGCGGCCGCGCCGATGCCGCCGTGCACGTAAACGGCGTCGAGCACGCGAAACAGGTTCAGGTCGAGACGGTGATCGGCGGGCACGGGGCGCAGGCGGCGTGGTGAACGGTGGATCGATTCTAAAGGATGCGCAGGCAACGGATGCGCGGGCTTTCGTGTGCGGCGATCGATGACGTTCGATGCATGTCGGGGCCGTTCTGGCCGGTATGCAACCGCAGCTTCGTCCGATGCGCAATGCAGCGAAACGCGCGCATCGTGACGCATGACGGCGCAATGATCGGCTTCATCGACAGGCTCGATGCCGTGTTGGCATACGATCAGTTCGCGACAGCCTGTAGTAATCCGCCATCATGCTGTCCACGTCGGCCATTTCGCGCCAAAGGCGCTACCCGTTCGGCTAAGATGCCGTCGCTTCATATTTCGGGATAGCCGTCCTGTCGCACGCATTCAAACCAAATATAAGCCTGACAGTTCGACGGTATTAGAAGAAGTCGAAACAAGTCGGGGGCTTGGCCAGTGAATGCAGCAGATCAGAGGTGGGTCGTTATCTATTTGAGTACGGGGTTTTCGTTGGCCCAGGCCGCGCGTCTCGCCGAGGCTTTCAACCTGGCGAATCGCCTGCATGCGTTCAGTGCGGATTACCAGTTGAAGTACGTATCCGAAAGCGGGGGACTGTTGCAGTCGTCGTCCGGCGTGAGCATCGCGGCCGATCCGCTCGGCGACGAGCACGGCCGTCGTGCGCTCGCGTTCTTTCATCTTCACGGCGATCGCGCGGCCGTCAACTGGAACGACGCGTTGCAGCGGCGCCTGACCGACATTCGCCGGCACGCGCGCTGGATCGTCGATGCGATGGACCTGCCCGCGCTCGCGGCCACGCAGCGGCCGTCGGCGGCGATCCACGTGTCGCCCGGCAAAGCCGGGCGCCGCGCCGACGCGACGGTCGAACTGCAGGCCGGCGAGACCGACGTGTTCGCGGCCGCGCTCGACATGTTCCGCGCCGATCTCGGCGACAGTGCCGCGCAGGAGATCGCCAGCAACATGCTGCGGCCGGTCGAGCAGCGCTATGCACAGTCGATGTGGGCGTTTCGCGAACTGAGCGCGAGCCCGTCGATCCGGATGTCGGCGCAGCGGCTGCGCGCGCTGAGCGTGAACCGCATCTCGATCGCGAACGCCGCACAGGCCGCCGCGATGAGCGAGCGCAATTTCCTGCGGCGCTTCAAGAAGGAGATCGGCGTGACGCCGACCGCGTTCGTCCAGCAGGTGCGGCTCGAGCGCGCGTGCCACATGCTGATCCATACGACGCTGCCGGCCGACAAGGTCGCGCGCCGCACGGGGTTCGGCAGCGGCGAGCGGCTCGCGAAGCTGTTTCGTCAGCGCCTGCTGATGTCGCCGACCGAATTTCGCGTCGCCGAGCGGGAAAAGATCCTTGGCCACGATGCCGCGTCGCGCGATGCGGACGACCGACCTGCAGCCGAGTTTTGCGAGGGCGGAGGGGCGAATTGCGGCGCGCGCGCCGACGCGCGGGAGAAAACGGGGCGGATACCCGTAGAATCGTCCTGTCGCGATCTCGATTCCCGGTTTACATGCCCTTCCTCCCCACTACCGCCACCGCCCCTTTCTGCCCGTCGGAAGTAAAGGGCAGCATCACGATCGACGCCGGCGCGCCACGCTGGCAGAAGCTCAAGCGCTTTTTCGGCCCCGGCCTGCTCGTCGCGATCGGTTACATGGATCCCGGCAACTGGGCGACCGACATCCAGGCCGGCTCGCAGTTCGGCTATTCGCTGCTGTGGGTCGTCGCGTTCTCGAGCCTCGCGGCGATCTTCCTGCAGATGCTCGCGGCGCGGCTCGGCCTCGTCGCGGGCAGGGATCTCGCGCAGGCCAGCTACGACCGCTACGGCCGGTTTGGCCGCATCGTGCAGTGGGTCACCGCCGAAGTGTCGATCATCGCGTGCGACATCGCGGAAGTCCTCGGCTGCGCGCTTGCGTTCAAGCTGCTGCTCGGTGTGCCGCTCGCGTGGGGGATCGTGCTGACCGCGCTCGACACGATGATCGTGCTCGGCCTGCAGGGCAAGGGGTTCCGGCAGATCGAGGCGATCGTGCTCGGGCTGATCGCGACGATGGCGTTCTGCTTCGTCGCGCAGGTCGCGATCACGCCGCCCGACTGGCACGCGGTGGTCGGCGGGCTCGTGCCCGGCGATCCGGGCCACGACCGCAAGGATGCGATCGTGCTCGCGCTCGGCATCGTCGGCGCGACGATCATGCCGCACAACCTGTACCTGCATTCGTCGGTCGTGCAGACGCGGCATGTCGTCGGCGGCACGCGCGGCGTGGTCCGCGACACGCTCGCGCTGGTGCGCATCGATACCTGCGTGTCGCTGTTCGTCGCGATGCTCGTCAATGCAGCGATCCTGATCGTCGCGGGGGCGGCGTTCCATGCGACGGGCCAGCACAACGTGACCGACATCGAGCAGGCCTACAAGCTGATTACGCCGATCGCGGGCGGCGCGGCCGCGCTGCTGTTCGGCATCGCGCTGCTCGCGTCGGGGCAAAGCTCGACGCTGACCGGCACGATCGCCGGCCAGGTGATCATGGACGGCTTCCTGCACACGAAGATCCCGTGCTACCAGCGCCGGCTGATCACGCGCGGGCTCGCGCTCGTGCCGGCGCTGATCGGCGTGCTGTGGCTCGGCGACGGGTCGGTCGGGAAACTGCTCGTCTGGAGCCAGGTGCTGCTGAGCCTGCAGCTGCCGTTCGCGATGTGGCCGCTGATTCGGTCGGTCAGCGATCGCAACGTGATGGGCGAGCACACGATCGGCCGCGGGATGCAGGTTGCCGCGTGGGCGCTGTTCGTCGTCATCACCGGCACGAACCTGCTGCTGATCACCGGTGTCGCGGGCTGATACAGCCTGTCACAGGCTGACACAGACGCGCTGCGCGCATGCGGTAAACTGCGGCCTTTCGATCGTCGTCCGAAGTCCGTTATGTGGAGTGAAATCAGCAACATCGGCGATGCCGCGCTGACCTTGCCGATCGCGCTGACCTGCGCGGCGTGGCTGGCGCTGACCGACTGGCGCGTCGCCGTGCGCTGGGTCGTGCTGCTGGCCGCCGGCATGGGCCTTGTCGGCGCAACCAAGATCCTGTATGCCGGGTGCGGCATCGAGATTCCCCAATTCGATTTCCGCGTGATCAGCGGCCATACGATGCTGTCGACGTCGGTGTGGACGGTCGCGCTGTCGATGCTGTGGCAGGCGTTCCGGCCGGGCAAGGCGCCCGGCATCGCGGCCGGGCTGGCCGTCGGCGCGGTCACGGCCGTCGCGCGCGTGTTCGATCACTCGCACACGATTCCGGAAGTCGTCGTCGGCTGGATGCTCGGCGCGCTGGTCGCGCTGATGTTCCTGCGCGGCTACGACGGCGCGCGCCAGCGCGCGTTCTCGCCGCGCATCGCGGCCGTCTGCCTGCTGCTCGTGTCGGGCATCGCTTACGGGAACCGTGCGCCGTTCCAGCAGATGATCGATACGCATTCGCCGCAACTCTGCGCGTTCGTGCGCGCGCCGTCGGGCGACGGATTCTGACGGTTGCCGGTTGCGGCGGCCCGGTGTTTCGGTGTTCCGGTGCCGCCAGGTTGCCGCCGGCGATCGCCCGGCGGTTGCGCGATTCCTCTTCCCGATCGTTCGCTGTCTGTCGCGGCACGCCTCGTCCGTCATTCCCAGAATCAACGAACCGGCCGGTCCACGGGATCGGCCGTGCCGCTTTGCGCATTGGCACCGGCGCACGAAAGTCATGAGCGGAGTCTATGACTGGGCATAACGAATATTCATTTCATCGATTGGCGGCATTCGCGTACGCTGGCTGTCGTTCGACCGCGGCCGGCTGCCCGGCGCGCGTCGCGCTCGTCTCGATATACTCGCGGAAACCGTGCGGCACCTTATGACGTCGACGCGCCGTCGACCGGCATGCGTCGGCCGCGACACGCACGGAAAACCCGTCGCGGCAGCGTTCCGCGACGATGACTCACGACAGGAGCAGCTCACATGACAGTCGTTTCTTCGCGCCTCGCC
Encoded proteins:
- a CDS encoding helix-turn-helix domain-containing protein encodes the protein MAQAARLAEAFNLANRLHAFSADYQLKYVSESGGLLQSSSGVSIAADPLGDEHGRRALAFFHLHGDRAAVNWNDALQRRLTDIRRHARWIVDAMDLPALAATQRPSAAIHVSPGKAGRRADATVELQAGETDVFAAALDMFRADLGDSAAQEIASNMLRPVEQRYAQSMWAFRELSASPSIRMSAQRLRALSVNRISIANAAQAAAMSERNFLRRFKKEIGVTPTAFVQQVRLERACHMLIHTTLPADKVARRTGFGSGERLAKLFRQRLLMSPTEFRVAEREKILGHDAASRDADDRPAAEFCEGGGANCGARADAREKTGRIPVESSCRDLDSRFTCPSSPLPPPPLSARRK
- a CDS encoding phosphatase PAP2 family protein; the protein is MWSEISNIGDAALTLPIALTCAAWLALTDWRVAVRWVVLLAAGMGLVGATKILYAGCGIEIPQFDFRVISGHTMLSTSVWTVALSMLWQAFRPGKAPGIAAGLAVGAVTAVARVFDHSHTIPEVVVGWMLGALVALMFLRGYDGARQRAFSPRIAAVCLLLVSGIAYGNRAPFQQMIDTHSPQLCAFVRAPSGDGF
- a CDS encoding Nramp family divalent metal transporter; its protein translation is MPFLPTTATAPFCPSEVKGSITIDAGAPRWQKLKRFFGPGLLVAIGYMDPGNWATDIQAGSQFGYSLLWVVAFSSLAAIFLQMLAARLGLVAGRDLAQASYDRYGRFGRIVQWVTAEVSIIACDIAEVLGCALAFKLLLGVPLAWGIVLTALDTMIVLGLQGKGFRQIEAIVLGLIATMAFCFVAQVAITPPDWHAVVGGLVPGDPGHDRKDAIVLALGIVGATIMPHNLYLHSSVVQTRHVVGGTRGVVRDTLALVRIDTCVSLFVAMLVNAAILIVAGAAFHATGQHNVTDIEQAYKLITPIAGGAAALLFGIALLASGQSSTLTGTIAGQVIMDGFLHTKIPCYQRRLITRGLALVPALIGVLWLGDGSVGKLLVWSQVLLSLQLPFAMWPLIRSVSDRNVMGEHTIGRGMQVAAWALFVVITGTNLLLITGVAG
- a CDS encoding LysR family transcriptional regulator translates to MPADHRLDLNLFRVLDAVYVHGGIGAAARALHLTQPAVTHALNRLRAHFDDPLFVRQGNRVVPTERTRSIIADVQLHLKGLQGTVRDPSAFDPATLDLSIAVGIRDVLESIALPRIVAAFADEAPGLRLVSRRIAVPDIERELASGNLDLAVERRVQTGPRIATEHLLDDSLVVALRRDHPLARDPLRRGDYFAARHIAVSSFGEPQSLDVLLGSDGRFRDIRLTCQHYFAACQIAATGDLLVTLPHTYALRMAALLPIVVRPLPLRLRPFPLLAYWHESRDTDRAHQWVRERIAALVRSSAGVADA